The genomic region TCCTGCCGGCCATGGTGGAGCGCGGCCGCGGGCGGGTAGTCACGGTGGCCTCGGTCGCGGGGCTTACGGGCGGACCCTACATCGCCGCTTACGCCGCGGCCAAGCACGCCGCGGTGGGGTTCGTGCGCGCGGTCGCCGCGGAGGTAGCGGGGCGGGGCGTCACCGTGAACGCCGTGTGCCCCGGTTACGTGGACACGGACATGACGCGCTCCTCGATCCGGCGCATAGTGGAGAAGACGGGCCGCACCGAGGACGAGGCCCGCGCCGCCATCTTGGAGCACTCTCCTCAGGGGCGCCTGATCTCGGCCGAGGAGGTCGCCCACGCGGTGACCTTCCTGTGCTCGGAGGGAGCCCGCGGGATCAACGGCGAGGCGCTCGTCGTGGACGGCGGGGAGCTGCGCCGGTGAGCGCGTTCCTGCCGATCGACCCCGAGGAGTTGGGCCGGCCGGCCGGCTTCAGCCACGGGATGCTCGCGCGCGAGGGCGGGCGCTTCCTGTTCGTGGCGGGCCAGCCCGCCATGGGACCCGACGGCGCGGTGATCGACGGCGGTTTCGCCGAGCAATTCGCGGTGGCGCTGGACCGGGTGCTGGCGGTGGTCGCGGAGGCTGGCGGTGGGCCCCATAGCGTGGGGCGCCTGACGGTGTACGTGACCGACATGGCGGCGTACCTCGCGAGCCGACGTGAACTGGGCCGAATCTGGAGGGAGCGCATGGGGTCGCACTATCCGGCGATGGCGTTGGTGGAGGTGACGCGCCTGGTGGACCAGGGGGCGATCGTGGAGCTGGAAGCGACCGCGGTGATTTCGTGATCGCGCCGAAGTCTTTTCGCTACGAGCACGACGCCGAGCGGGCCGTCGCGACCATCACCCTGGACAGACCCGACCGGCTCAACGCCTTGACCTTCGAGGTCTACGACGAGCTGCGCGACGCCTTCTACGCGCTGGACTCGGAGGCGGGCGTGCGCGCCGTCGTGATCACCGGCTCGGGGCGGGCCTTCTGCTCGGGCGGCGACGTGGAGGACATCATCGGCGCGCTGTTCGAGCGGGACATCCAGGGGTTGCTGGAGTTCACCCGCATGACGTGCGACCTGGTGCGCGCCATCCGCCGCTGCCGTCGCCCGGTGATCGGAGCGCTCAACGGCACGGTGGCGGGCGCGGGGGCCGTCATCGCGACGGCGTGCGACCTGAGGGTGGCCGCCGAGTCGGCCAAGATCGCCTACCTGTTCACGCGCGTCGGCCTGTCCGGGGCGGACATGGGCGCGGCGTGGATGCTGCCCCGCATCGTGGGCCTGGCCAAGGCGAGCGAGCTGCTGATGACGGGCGAGTTCATAGACGCGCGCGAGGCGCACAGGATCGGGCTCTACAACCGCGTAGTGCCGGACGGGGAGGCGCTCTCCGCGGCGCGCGAAATGGCGGCGGCCCTCGCGGCCGGCCCCGCCATGGCGCTCGAGATCACCAAGGACGCGCTCAACCGGGAGGCGAGCATGGACCTGGACGCCGCGCTCGAGGCC from Gemmatimonadota bacterium harbors:
- a CDS encoding enoyl-CoA hydratase family protein, which translates into the protein MIAPKSFRYEHDAERAVATITLDRPDRLNALTFEVYDELRDAFYALDSEAGVRAVVITGSGRAFCSGGDVEDIIGALFERDIQGLLEFTRMTCDLVRAIRRCRRPVIGALNGTVAGAGAVIATACDLRVAAESAKIAYLFTRVGLSGADMGAAWMLPRIVGLAKASELLMTGEFIDAREAHRIGLYNRVVPDGEALSAAREMAAALAAGPAMALEITKDALNREASMDLDAALEAEAQIQAALMLHPDFREAYEAFRERRPPSFRA
- a CDS encoding RidA family protein; protein product: MSAFLPIDPEELGRPAGFSHGMLAREGGRFLFVAGQPAMGPDGAVIDGGFAEQFAVALDRVLAVVAEAGGGPHSVGRLTVYVTDMAAYLASRRELGRIWRERMGSHYPAMALVEVTRLVDQGAIVELEATAVIS
- a CDS encoding SDR family NAD(P)-dependent oxidoreductase, with protein sequence MNGLEGRGAVVTGGGRGIGRAVAEALSAAGAAVVVAARSEAELEETAAALRARGGDAHAVACDVTDEAAVGRLAEAAVERLGEVDILVNNAGASFAQPLHRLTLEQWHDALAVNATGPFLCTRVFLPAMVERGRGRVVTVASVAGLTGGPYIAAYAAAKHAAVGFVRAVAAEVAGRGVTVNAVCPGYVDTDMTRSSIRRIVEKTGRTEDEARAAILEHSPQGRLISAEEVAHAVTFLCSEGARGINGEALVVDGGELRR